A single region of the Silene latifolia isolate original U9 population chromosome 8, ASM4854445v1, whole genome shotgun sequence genome encodes:
- the LOC141596009 gene encoding sterol carrier protein 2-like, protein MGDSNQQLKSDVLLDHMKAHLATDAGKEKAKKNGLVYQFNIAPKKLGFDEVIYIVDLKKCEVKKVSGAYEGGKPDATFSFVDDDFLKLATGKMNPQLAFLRGAIKMKGSIAAAQKFTPDIFPKPAKL, encoded by the exons ATGGGCGACTCGAATCAGCAGCTCAAATCAGATGTTTTGTTAGATCACATGAAAGCCCACCTTGCTACTGATGCTGGAAAAGAGAAGGCCAAAAAAAATGGGCTTGTTTATCAGTTTAATATTGCACCAAAG AAACTTGGATTTGATGAGGTGATTTATATTGTTGATCTCAAGAAATGTGAAGTTAAGAAAG TCTCGGGAGCTTATGAAGGAGGAAAACCAGATGCTACATTCTCGTTTGTGGATGACGATTTTCTGAAGCTTGCAACCGGAAAAATGAACCCTCAACTCGCTTTTCTGAGAGGTGCGATCAAGATGAAGGGGAGCATAGCTGCAGCCCAGAAGTTTACTCCTGATATTTTCCCTAAGCCTGCGAAGCTGTGA
- the LOC141596010 gene encoding sterol carrier protein 2-like, giving the protein MGDSNQQLKSDALLDQMKTHISSDAGKEIIKRIGLVYQLNIAPKKLGFNEVTYIVDLKKGEVKKGKYEGKPDATLSFTDDDFLKIATGKMNPQIAFMRGALKVKGSITAAQKFTPDIFPKPAKL; this is encoded by the exons ATGGGTGACTCAAATCAACAGCTCAAATCAGATGCTTTGTTAGATCAAATGAAAACCCATATTTCATCCGATGCTGGTAAAGAGATTATTAAGAGAATTGGGCTTGTTTATCAGCTTAATATTGCACCAAAG AAACTTGGGTTTAATGAGGTGACTTACATAGTTGATCTCAAGAAAGGTGAAGTTAAGAAAG GGAAATATGAAGGAAAACCAGATGCTACATTATCATTTACCGATGATGATTTTCTAAAGATTGCAACCGGGAAAATGAACCCACAAATCGCTTTTATGCGAGGTGCATTGAAGGTGAAAGGAAGTATAACTGCAGCCCAGAAGTTTACTCCTGATATTTTCCCTAAGCCTGCAAAACTGTGA